In one Drosophila pseudoobscura strain MV-25-SWS-2005 chromosome X, UCI_Dpse_MV25, whole genome shotgun sequence genomic region, the following are encoded:
- the LOC4815039 gene encoding uncharacterized protein: MGCSCSRPSEYEGSTPSPLQAGIAPPRVQRRRQQEEKRMRQLQKLQKRNARRRQQKRGSSGGSSGSIRRRRISGKPSQDLALQLRLLGGSNGSSATECVSALYARTLEHQREELQRTIEQKTLQQLDKELPTFLLNQLLLGLQFFAHFDAEMGAMDEELQAQRRACGQSLTEHSLLQASAIDVTVSKHLHFKPIAAKHSQPLQKPLTYVVFENVDISRPNDANYDSIATLCKVLLESDYYTSTPCRSEYVQLMEQSRWMGYVRLKLREQAHDPAHPLVPIGAMPTSSGDEGEGEGDGIYTDGGGSTSGYSSGSWREGDYDHVYLARLNTLRSMEELRMGSATPLERNVLPEGCVCRLASCLPAWLEQSDDEDDDDDDEEDLSGDSDGEEAGKEEAPEEGPRSAYETVQVLRQCRVEQQRRQALLQQSYLSSDQFMKYFGDLLRQQLSRELQIPPSLLASGSYRGCSVYTDREELVPAIHVPNAWPDCAFEFNLRARPRLTNLHTDEKFQWPTEQMRNRIRSFGFHVVPVGYAPKHSRNPFRELEWRIVFPQAEQFLERQLTAMQLKVFLLMKVLVRTFVSDKCQAMGSLVEQLRAHLFWQCERHSNDWPEEFLGERLLRFVRSFDECLARKHLSDYFIERRNLFEHVPEDALMELRSIMAGIAEQPLLHLVQALRNIEHAPDFYPKMDYKRLLDNFFCQDYLQLHSWGKFSRSGNSILQQAHQQQQQQDEQQQQQQEKQREEVTDARGLLGMPQHQERSRGKLRRKTQMLRASSQQQQLTEQRRPSQDSSMDMSMQWLLARSRSLQDTPQSQSPDGPQLNNGLEILRRTNLLELLIDHLLAMLAKATQFGNRMHAELFLEQAQRLCRLYQKLGCSQNAQHYVEELQQASGRIERMCVAGAEAPPALPRRSFSGSISCSPSPAPSPHPSPMTPQQRRKSIKFMEHVVQIHSPDPMSRQVLPLPHNTPPGILKGNTQPKPEGEVQEVKEDPAQTMATPSESILSLNTLLQRLNVDPDRLQTLSSKTEQVIQTLAPSEATREELRDILRRNTQKIKEAFN; encoded by the exons ATGGGTTGCTCCTGCTCGAGGCCATCGGAATACGAAGGATCCACGCCGAGTCCACTGCAGGCGGGCATTGCCCCACCGCGCGTCCAGCGGCGACGCCAACAGGAGGAAAAGCGGATGCGTCAGCTGCAGAAGCTCCAGAAGCGCAATGCCCGCAGGCGACAGCAAAAGCGAGGATCGAGCGGTGGTTCATCAGGATCAATACGACGCCGCCGTATTAGCGGCAAACCGAGCCAGGATCTGGCCctgcagctgcgcctgctggGCGGCAGTAATGGGAGCAGTGCCACCGAGTGTGTAAGTGCGTTGTATGCCCGCACCTTGGAGCACCAGCGggaggagctgcagcgcaCCATCGAGCAAAAGACACTGCAACAGCTGGACAAGGAGCTGCCCACGTTCCTGCTCAACCaactgctgctgggcctgcaGTTCTTCGCGCACTTTGATGCCGAGATGGGGGCCATGGACGAGGAGCTGCAGGCTCAGAGGCGTGCCTGTGGCCAGTCCCTCACCGAGCACAGCCTTCTGCAGGCCAGCGCCATAGATGTGACCGTGTCCAAGCATCTGCACTTTAAGCCCAT agcTGCGAAGCACTCCCAGCCCCTGCAGAAGCCCCTGACGTATGTGGTGTTCGAGAACGTGGACATATCACGGCCGAACGATGCCAACTACGACTCGATTGCCACCCTCTGCAAGGTGCTGCTGGAGTCCGACTACTACACATCCACGCCCTGCCGATCCGAGTACGTTCAGCTGATGGAGCAGTCCCGCTGGATGGGCTATGTGCGCCTGAAGCTCAGGGAGCAGGCCCACGACCCGGCACACCCACTCGTTCCGATTGGGGCCATGCCCACCAGCAGCGGCGAtgagggggaaggggagggcGATGGCATCTACACGGACGGTGGAGGATCGACATCCGGCTACAGTTCGGGCAGCTGGCGGGAGGGTGACTACGATCACGTCTATCTGGCACGCCTCAACACTCTCCGGTCCATGGAGGAGCTGAGAATGGGCAGCGCCACTCCGCTGGAGAGGAACGTCCTGCCGGAGGGATGCGTATGCCGGCTGGCCagctgcctgcccgcctggcTGGAGCAATCagacgacgaagacgacgacgacgacgacgaggaggactTGTCCGGCGACAGCGATGGGGAGGAGGCTGGCAAAGAAGAGGCTCCAGAAGAGGGTCCGCGTTCCGCCTACGAGACCGTCCAGGTGCTACGGCAGTGCCGTGTGGAGCAGCAGCGCCGTCAGGCCCTGCTCCAGCAGAGTTACCTCAGCTCCGATCAGTTCATGAAGTACTTTGGGGATCTTCTGCGGCAGCAGCTCTCCCGAGAGCTGCAGATCCCCCCCTCGCTGCTGGCGAGTGGCAGCTATAGGGGATGCAGCGTGTACACGGACAGGGAGGAGCTGGTGCCGGCCATCCATGTGCCCAACGCTTGGCCCGACTGTGCCTTCGAGTTCAATCTGAGGGCGCGCCCGCGTCTCACCAATCTGCACACCGACGAGAAGTTCCAGTGGCCCACGGAGCAGATGAGGAACCGCATTCGCTCCTTTGGCTTCCATGTGGTCCCAGTGGGGTATGCGCCGAAGCATTCTCGGAATCCCTTCCGGGAGCTCGAGTGGCGCATCGTCTTCCCCCAGGCGGAACAGTTCCTCGAGCGCCAGCTGACGGCCATGCAGCTGAAGGTGTTCCTCCTGATGAAGGTGCTCGTGCGTACCTTTGTGAGCGACAAGTGCCAGGCCATGGGCTCCCTGGTGGAGCAGCTGCGAGCGCATCTCTTCTGGCAGTGCGAGCGGCACAGCAACGACTGGCCCGAGGAGTTTCTCGGGGAGCGGCTGCTGCGCTTTGTCCGCTCCTTCGACGAGTGCCTGGCCCGGAAGCACCTCAGCGATTACTTCATCGAGCGGCGCAACCTGTTCGAGCATGTCCCGGAGGACGCACTCATGGAGCTGCGCTCCATCATGGCTGGGATTGCCGAACAGCCGCTCCTCCATCTGGTGCAAGCGTTGCGCAACATCGAGCATGCTCCCGACTTCTATCCTAAAATGGACTACAAGCGGCTGCTGGACAACTTCTTCTGCCAGGACTACCTGCAGCTGCACAGCTGGGGCAAGTTCTCCCGCTCGGGCAACTCCATTCTGCAGCAGgcgcaccagcagcaacagcagcaggatgaacagcagcagcagcagcaggaaaagcaGCGAGAGGAGGTCACCGATGCCCGGGGACTCCTCGGCATGCCGCAGCACCAGGAGCGCTCACGGGGCAAGCTGCGGCGCAAGACCCAAATGCTGCGAGCctccagccagcagcagcagttgacCGAGCAGCGGCGTCCCTCCCAGGACTCATCGATGGATATGTCCATGCAGTGGCTGCTAGCGCGCTCCCGCAGCCTTCAGGACACtccccagtcgcagtcccccGACGGGCCGCAGCTGAACAACGGCCTGGAGATACTGCGGCGCACCAATCTGCTGGAGTTGCTGATCGACCATTTGCTGGCCATGCTGGCCAAGGCCACACAGTTTGGCAATCGGATGCATGCGGAGCTCTTTTTGGAGCAGGCCCAGAGGCTGTGCCGACTGTATCAGAAGCTCGGATGCTCCCAGAATGCCCAACACTAtgtggaggagctgcagcaggcgtCTGGGCGCATTGAGCGGATGTGTGTGGCCGGTGCGGAGGCTCCGCCGGCCCTACCACGACGCAGCTTCTCCGGATCAATCAGTTGTTCGCCATCGCCAGCCCCATCGCCCCATCCTTCTCCGATGACTCCCCAGCAGCGTCGCAAGTCCATTAAATTCATGGAGCACGTAGTGCAGATCCACTCACCCGATCCCATGTCCAGGCAggtcctgcccctgccacacaaCACACCACCGGGCATCCTGAAGGGAAACACACAGCCCAAACCAGAGGGCGAGGTGCAAGAGGTTAAGGAAGACCCAGCCCAAACAATGGCCACTCCCAGCGAGAGCATTCTATCACTCAACACTCTGCTACAGCGCCTCAACGTGGACCCGGACAGACTACAGACCCTGAGCAGTAAGACGGAGCAGGTCATCCAGACCCTGGCACCATCGGAGGCGACGCGCGAAGAGCTACGCGACATCCTCAGGCGGAACACGCAGAAGATCAAGGAAGCCTTCAACTGA